One stretch of Lacrimispora sphenoides DNA includes these proteins:
- a CDS encoding DUF3006 domain-containing protein, whose translation MKYTIDRIGETVIICEDENGDMLKVKASELPEGVREGDILTETEGTWTLEKEETERRRQRIREKLRGLTE comes from the coding sequence ATGAAGTATACCATTGACAGAATCGGGGAAACGGTAATTATCTGTGAGGATGAGAACGGAGATATGTTAAAGGTTAAAGCCTCTGAACTGCCGGAAGGTGTAAGGGAGGGAGATATCCTTACAGAGACTGAAGGGACGTGGACACTTGAGAAAGAAGAGACGGAGAGGCGCAGGCAGAGGATTCGTGAAAAGCTGAGAGGGCTGACAGAATAA
- a CDS encoding 3'-5' exonuclease — translation MKNYIVLDLEWNQSAGGKEETVEHLPFEIIEIGAVKLNEALEEVEEFKRLIRPRIYPELHEKILEVTHMDQKTLMEEGCNFEEAVKEFLMWCGDEAVFCTWGSMDLTELQRNIAFYGILNPFPKPFLYYDVQKLYSLLYGDGKDRQSLDIAVLELQVMEERPFHRALDDAHYTGRVMNQMDFDKVREYLSTDYYRLPENKEEEVYLVFPGYSKYISRPFETKQDAIEDKTVTDLICCKCNRMLRKKIRWFSVNQKFYTALGSCPEHGNVKGKIRMRRSDDGRIYVVKTMRLVGEEDVREIYEKKEETKKKRVQKTKTRKQNKKKGDSPLS, via the coding sequence ATGAAGAATTATATTGTACTGGATCTGGAATGGAACCAGAGCGCCGGAGGGAAGGAGGAGACGGTAGAGCACCTTCCCTTTGAAATTATAGAGATCGGGGCAGTAAAGCTTAATGAGGCCCTGGAGGAAGTGGAGGAATTTAAGCGGCTTATAAGGCCTCGAATTTATCCCGAGCTTCATGAAAAGATATTAGAAGTGACCCACATGGATCAAAAGACTCTGATGGAAGAGGGCTGTAACTTTGAAGAAGCTGTAAAGGAGTTTCTCATGTGGTGCGGCGACGAAGCCGTGTTTTGTACCTGGGGCTCCATGGACTTAACGGAGCTGCAGCGGAACATTGCTTTTTATGGAATTTTAAACCCCTTTCCCAAGCCCTTTCTCTATTATGATGTGCAGAAACTCTACAGCCTGCTTTATGGGGACGGCAAGGATAGGCAATCCCTTGACATTGCAGTGTTAGAGCTGCAGGTCATGGAAGAGCGGCCTTTTCACCGGGCTCTTGACGATGCCCATTATACCGGGCGCGTTATGAATCAAATGGATTTTGATAAGGTCCGGGAATATTTGTCTACGGATTATTACCGCTTGCCGGAAAATAAAGAGGAAGAGGTATATTTGGTGTTTCCCGGGTATTCCAAATATATTTCAAGGCCCTTTGAGACGAAGCAGGATGCCATTGAGGATAAAACCGTTACCGATTTGATCTGCTGCAAGTGCAACCGGATGCTTCGGAAAAAGATCAGATGGTTTTCCGTGAACCAGAAGTTTTACACGGCTCTTGGTTCATGTCCTGAGCATGGAAATGTAAAAGGCAAGATCCGCATGAGGCGGAGCGATGACGGACGTATCTACGTGGTTAAGACCATGAGGCTGGTGGGTGAGGAAGACGTCCGTGAGATTTACGAAAAAAAGGAAGAAACCAAAAAGAAACGGGTTCAAAAGACGAAGACCAGAAAGCAGAATAAAAAGAAGGGGGATTCCCCCCTTTCCTAA
- a CDS encoding ComEC/Rec2 family competence protein: MTVKKTEKFYKRVLIAAAILLALCMAGCSPTASSSPLTQREMGNEAGTDLRVHFIDVGQGDSTLVEKDGHYMLIDAGERDQGETVASYLEKQGVKKLDYVIGTHPHSDHIGGLETIIRKFDVQKVFLPEKEHTTKVYERLLDAIADKNLKITLPKPGESYSLGDASFQIIAPNRDYGDNLNNWSIGLRLVYGKNSFVLCGDAEKDSEKDMVANGFPLKADVLKLSHHGSTTSSSEGFMDLVDPEYGVISCGKNNDYGHPHKEILDMLKKRNIKVLRTDQLGTIVAVSDGSKVTFSGITEGTDGDRTQSTAADQDYVINTNTKKFHRPDCKSAASMKEENRKTYNGSRENLIQMGYEPCQSCNP, from the coding sequence ATGACAGTGAAAAAGACAGAAAAATTTTATAAGCGGGTATTGATAGCGGCGGCAATCCTCCTGGCCCTTTGTATGGCAGGATGCAGCCCAACTGCAAGCTCTTCTCCATTAACCCAAAGAGAAATGGGAAATGAGGCGGGGACAGATCTAAGGGTTCATTTTATTGATGTGGGCCAAGGAGACAGCACCTTAGTAGAAAAAGACGGTCATTATATGCTGATAGACGCAGGGGAACGGGACCAGGGCGAGACAGTCGCTTCTTATCTGGAGAAACAGGGAGTGAAGAAGCTGGATTACGTGATCGGAACCCATCCCCATTCAGATCATATCGGCGGGTTGGAGACGATCATACGGAAATTTGATGTTCAAAAAGTCTTTTTACCGGAGAAAGAACATACCACAAAGGTTTATGAACGCCTGTTAGATGCCATTGCTGATAAAAATTTAAAAATAACCCTTCCAAAGCCAGGGGAAAGCTACTCCTTAGGAGATGCATCTTTCCAGATCATCGCTCCCAACCGGGATTATGGGGATAATTTAAATAACTGGTCCATAGGCCTTCGCCTGGTTTATGGAAAGAACAGCTTTGTCTTATGCGGAGATGCAGAAAAAGATTCAGAAAAGGATATGGTGGCAAACGGCTTTCCTTTAAAGGCAGATGTATTGAAGCTTTCCCATCATGGAAGCACCACTTCATCATCGGAAGGTTTTATGGATCTGGTTGATCCTGAATATGGAGTGATTTCCTGCGGAAAAAATAATGATTATGGCCATCCTCACAAGGAAATCCTGGATATGTTAAAAAAACGGAACATTAAGGTTTTGCGGACAGACCAGCTTGGAACCATAGTGGCAGTGAGCGACGGATCAAAAGTTACCTTCTCTGGAATCACAGAAGGAACCGATGGAGACAGAACGCAAAGCACGGCAGCAGACCAGGATTATGTAATAAATACCAATACCAAAAAATTTCACCGGCCGGACTGCAAGTCTGCAGCTTCCATGAAGGAAGAGAACCGGAAAACCTATAATGGCTCCAGAGAGAATTTGATACAGATGGGATATGAGCCGTGCCAAAGCTGCAACCCTTAG